From a region of the Helicobacter hepaticus ATCC 51449 genome:
- the ileS gene encoding isoleucine--tRNA ligase, whose translation MDYKETLILPDTSFPMRGNLPANEPHTYAKWRDEKLYSKLKNAHSGAKNFCLHDGPPYANGHLHIGHALNKILKDIIVKYHYFKGENIRYTPGWDCHGLPIEQQVEQKIGKAKKDNLNKTKLRELCRNHAQKFIQIQSDEFQALGVLGDFENPYKTMDFAFEAQIYRSLIELVKEGLLAERSKPIYWSWACETALADAEVEYQDKQSDSIFVAFTLSDSALQSLGISQGKVIIWTTTPWTLPANVGIALNPSESYVLTDKGYIVAKALLEKVCENIDIGISKREFKAQEFERLEAINPLNGRTSLIVLGEHVSINDGTGAVHTAPGHGEDDYYIGLKYGLEVIMPVDDRGNFSPLIESMGLVPKEFANEFVGKNIFDTHESIFKILGKALLKQDVITHSYPHCWRSHKPVIYRATAQWFILLDKPFYQGKTLKELALEELDKVRFYPQNGKNRIYSMIENRPDWCISRQRDWGVPIAFLIDKITNVALLDEAVLEHIACIFEKEGCDAWWSYEIKDLLPPSHKHLAENLTKSKHILDVWFDSGSTWSAVLENEYKGAGNNYDAGSHPADMYLEGSDQHRGWFQSSLLLSCAIAKRAPYKQILTHGFTFDRNGEKMSKSKGNVISPSEIIKTQGSEILRLWVALSHYQSDQNISDEILKQVGEQYRKIRNTIRFLLANASQNSQDMVEKDELDVIDRWILSVCDRVFDEAYEYFDEYEFAKAFQVVMSFLINELSGIYLDLCKDILYCDDVSSLRRRAIQSALVMILRRVLHFIAPVLTYTADEAFRHSSAALKGEYESIFDLPKLSCAQGYNLEINEDFTRLLRVREKFTESLDNLKKQKIVKSSLEVLLQSPQEKEFALLDRWLIVSGVCGKECKDKEELARFMLEDKEEFVIYRAQNGRCERCWQFIVEESEGKLCKRCTSVIAQTKK comes from the coding sequence ATGGACTACAAAGAGACTTTAATTTTGCCTGATACAAGTTTCCCAATGAGGGGGAATCTCCCTGCTAATGAGCCACATACTTATGCAAAATGGCGCGATGAGAAGCTTTATTCTAAACTTAAAAATGCTCATAGTGGTGCTAAAAACTTTTGCTTGCACGATGGACCCCCGTATGCAAATGGACATTTACATATAGGGCACGCACTCAATAAGATTCTCAAAGATATTATTGTGAAATATCATTACTTTAAGGGAGAAAATATCCGTTATACACCAGGTTGGGATTGCCACGGATTGCCTATTGAACAACAAGTGGAGCAAAAGATTGGCAAGGCAAAAAAAGATAACTTGAATAAAACAAAATTGCGCGAACTCTGCCGCAATCACGCTCAAAAATTTATACAGATTCAATCTGATGAATTTCAGGCATTAGGAGTTTTGGGGGATTTTGAGAATCCGTATAAAACAATGGACTTTGCTTTTGAGGCACAAATTTATCGCTCTTTGATAGAGCTTGTGAAAGAAGGTTTGCTTGCTGAACGCTCCAAGCCTATTTATTGGAGTTGGGCGTGTGAGACGGCATTAGCTGATGCGGAAGTAGAATATCAAGATAAGCAATCAGATTCTATTTTTGTCGCTTTTACCTTATCGGATTCTGCCTTGCAATCACTTGGAATTTCACAAGGTAAAGTGATTATTTGGACAACTACGCCTTGGACACTTCCTGCGAATGTAGGTATTGCACTTAATCCTAGTGAATCTTATGTGCTCACCGATAAGGGTTATATTGTGGCAAAAGCATTGCTTGAAAAAGTATGTGAAAATATAGACATTGGTATAAGTAAGCGTGAGTTTAAAGCACAAGAATTTGAGCGCCTTGAAGCCATAAATCCTCTTAATGGAAGAACTTCTCTTATTGTTTTGGGAGAGCACGTAAGCATAAATGATGGCACAGGAGCAGTGCATACTGCGCCAGGACACGGTGAAGATGATTATTATATAGGACTTAAATATGGGCTTGAAGTTATTATGCCTGTTGATGATAGGGGGAATTTTAGCCCTCTTATAGAATCTATGGGGCTTGTGCCTAAAGAATTTGCTAATGAGTTTGTGGGTAAAAATATTTTTGATACACACGAGAGTATTTTTAAGATTTTGGGGAAAGCACTTTTAAAACAAGATGTGATTACCCATAGTTATCCACATTGTTGGCGTTCGCATAAACCTGTGATTTACCGAGCTACTGCGCAATGGTTTATCTTGCTTGATAAGCCATTTTATCAAGGCAAAACGCTTAAAGAGTTAGCTTTGGAAGAGTTAGACAAGGTGAGATTCTATCCACAAAATGGAAAAAATAGAATCTATTCAATGATTGAAAACCGCCCTGATTGGTGTATCTCTCGACAAAGAGATTGGGGTGTGCCTATTGCATTTTTGATTGATAAGATAACGAATGTTGCTTTGCTTGATGAGGCGGTGCTTGAGCATATTGCTTGTATTTTTGAAAAAGAGGGCTGTGATGCGTGGTGGAGCTATGAGATAAAAGACCTTCTGCCTCCAAGTCATAAGCATTTAGCAGAGAATCTCACAAAGAGCAAACATATACTTGATGTATGGTTTGATAGCGGGAGCACTTGGAGCGCGGTGCTTGAGAATGAATATAAGGGTGCAGGAAATAACTATGATGCGGGCTCTCACCCGGCAGATATGTATCTTGAAGGAAGCGACCAGCATAGGGGATGGTTTCAAAGTTCACTTTTGCTTTCTTGTGCAATAGCTAAGAGAGCACCTTATAAACAGATTCTTACGCACGGCTTTACCTTTGATAGAAATGGTGAGAAAATGAGTAAAAGCAAAGGGAATGTTATCTCTCCAAGTGAAATTATCAAAACTCAAGGAAGTGAGATTCTGCGTTTGTGGGTGGCACTTAGTCATTATCAGAGCGACCAAAATATTAGCGATGAGATTCTTAAACAAGTAGGTGAGCAATATCGCAAAATTCGCAATACTATCCGATTTCTCCTTGCAAATGCCTCACAAAATAGCCAAGATATGGTGGAAAAAGATGAACTTGACGTGATTGATAGGTGGATTCTAAGTGTGTGCGATAGAGTTTTTGATGAGGCGTATGAATACTTTGATGAATATGAGTTTGCTAAGGCTTTTCAGGTAGTAATGAGCTTTTTGATTAATGAGCTAAGCGGTATTTATTTGGATTTGTGTAAGGATATACTCTATTGTGATGATGTATCTTCCCTACGGCGTCGTGCTATACAAAGTGCATTAGTAATGATTTTAAGGCGAGTGCTGCATTTTATCGCACCTGTGCTTACTTATACTGCAGATGAGGCTTTTAGACATTCAAGTGCAGCTTTGAAAGGAGAATATGAATCCATTTTTGATTTGCCAAAGTTAAGCTGTGCACAGGGATATAATCTTGAAATAAATGAGGATTTTACGCGACTTTTGCGTGTGCGTGAGAAATTTACCGAATCCTTAGATAATCTCAAAAAACAAAAGATTGTTAAATCTTCGCTTGAGGTATTACTTCAAAGTCCGCAAGAGAAAGAATTTGCTTTGCTTGATAGATGGCTTATTGTCTCTGGTGTATGTGGGAAGGAGTGTAAAGACAAGGAGGAATTAGCACGATTTATGCTTGAAGATAAAGAGGAATTTGTTATTTATAGAGCACAAAATGGTCGTTGTGAGCGATGTTGGCAATTTATTGTAGAGGAAAGTGAAGGTAAATTATGCAAAAGATGCACATCAGTGATAGCTCAAACTAAGAAATAG
- a CDS encoding NADP-dependent isocitrate dehydrogenase → MKITYTLTDESPALATYSFLPIAKAFLRHANIEVATSDISLSARILAQFPERLKQEQQVEDALSILGDLVKTKEANLIKTPNISASIPQLKAAIKELQGKGYDVPNFPDEPQNDTEKAIKEKYQKVLGSAVNPVLRQGNSDRRSTKAVKSYAQKNPYRVVPFSADSKSYVSYMKEGDFFDNEKAVLIPSATTAKIIFRDSSGEKVLKEGLKLEQNEILDATFMDAQKLSRFYEEQITSCKNKGILFSLHLKATMMKVSDPVLFGYAVKAYFKEIFESFGDELSRLGVNANNGVSELLSKIESSPKKAEILSKYNEILEKSAKISMVNSDKGITNLHVPSDVIVDASMPAMLKNGARLWDKEGKECDANAVIPDKTYATIYEAVIEDLHKNGTLNPATLGSVSNVGLMARKAQEYGSHDKTFIAPNDGEFVIVDANGSVLLSHKVRKNDIYRANQAKFDAVQNWIDLGIERADITGDKAIFWLDAKRASNKIMIDLVQKRLKEKGKNIEILAPKEACLESLRLIRAGKNAISITGNVLRDYLTDLFPILELGTSAKMLSVVPMLNGGAMFETGAGGSAPKQVEQLVGENHLRWDSLGEFLALQASLEFYAQKQNNAKAKVLADALDSATSQWLDNNKAPSRKVGEDDNRTSHFYLSMYFTRALANQSADTSIAAFFKPIADELESKQDSIRAEFNNAQGKAVDLGGYYKFDDNKAESIMRPSKSFNTIIEQIARG, encoded by the coding sequence ATGAAAATTACATACACTCTCACAGACGAATCTCCAGCACTTGCAACCTACTCTTTTTTGCCTATTGCAAAGGCATTTTTACGGCACGCCAACATTGAAGTGGCAACCTCTGATATTTCCCTATCAGCACGCATTTTGGCTCAATTTCCCGAGCGTTTAAAACAAGAGCAACAAGTAGAAGATGCTTTAAGCATTTTAGGGGATCTTGTAAAAACAAAAGAAGCTAATCTCATCAAAACTCCTAATATTTCTGCTTCAATCCCTCAACTCAAAGCAGCAATAAAAGAATTGCAAGGCAAGGGCTATGATGTGCCAAATTTCCCTGATGAGCCACAAAATGACACAGAAAAAGCCATTAAAGAAAAATACCAAAAGGTGCTAGGCTCAGCAGTTAATCCTGTGCTTAGACAAGGTAATTCCGATAGACGCTCTACAAAAGCTGTGAAATCTTATGCGCAAAAAAATCCTTATCGTGTCGTGCCTTTTAGTGCGGATTCTAAAAGCTACGTTAGCTATATGAAAGAAGGTGATTTCTTTGACAATGAAAAGGCGGTATTAATTCCATCTGCTACAACCGCAAAAATTATCTTTAGAGATTCTAGTGGAGAAAAAGTGCTTAAAGAGGGCTTGAAATTAGAACAAAATGAGATTTTAGACGCGACATTTATGGACGCACAAAAGCTTTCACGCTTTTATGAAGAGCAAATTACATCGTGTAAAAACAAAGGTATTCTTTTCTCACTCCATTTAAAAGCAACAATGATGAAAGTAAGTGATCCTGTGCTCTTTGGCTATGCAGTTAAGGCATATTTTAAAGAAATTTTTGAATCTTTTGGTGATGAACTCTCACGACTTGGTGTCAATGCTAACAATGGCGTAAGTGAGCTCCTTAGCAAGATAGAATCTTCTCCTAAAAAAGCAGAGATTCTAAGCAAATATAATGAAATCCTAGAAAAAAGTGCAAAAATCTCAATGGTAAATTCTGATAAAGGTATTACGAATTTACACGTGCCAAGTGATGTAATTGTTGATGCTTCTATGCCTGCTATGCTTAAAAATGGGGCAAGATTATGGGATAAAGAGGGCAAAGAATGCGATGCAAACGCTGTGATACCAGATAAAACTTATGCGACAATCTATGAAGCTGTGATTGAAGATTTACATAAAAATGGCACACTCAATCCAGCGACACTTGGCAGCGTCTCTAATGTCGGGCTTATGGCAAGAAAAGCTCAAGAATATGGCTCACACGATAAAACTTTCATAGCACCAAATGATGGCGAATTTGTAATTGTGGATGCTAATGGTTCTGTGCTACTCTCTCACAAAGTGCGCAAAAACGACATTTATCGTGCAAATCAAGCAAAGTTTGATGCGGTGCAAAATTGGATTGATTTAGGCATTGAGCGTGCTGATATTACAGGTGATAAGGCAATTTTTTGGCTAGATGCTAAGCGCGCAAGCAATAAAATTATGATTGATTTAGTGCAAAAACGATTAAAAGAAAAAGGCAAAAACATAGAGATTCTAGCCCCAAAAGAAGCGTGTTTAGAATCTTTACGCCTTATTCGTGCAGGTAAAAATGCCATTTCTATTACTGGCAATGTATTGCGGGATTATCTTACCGATTTATTCCCTATTTTGGAGCTTGGCACAAGTGCAAAAATGCTATCAGTCGTGCCTATGCTTAATGGAGGAGCAATGTTTGAAACAGGTGCTGGCGGAAGCGCACCTAAACAAGTAGAACAGCTTGTAGGTGAAAATCATTTGCGTTGGGATAGTTTGGGTGAATTTTTAGCACTTCAAGCAAGTTTAGAATTCTACGCACAAAAGCAAAATAATGCTAAAGCTAAAGTCTTGGCAGATGCACTTGATAGTGCAACTTCGCAGTGGCTAGATAATAACAAAGCTCCCTCTCGCAAGGTTGGCGAAGATGACAACCGCACAAGCCATTTTTATTTAAGTATGTATTTTACAAGGGCTTTGGCAAATCAAAGTGCAGATACTAGCATTGCCGCATTTTTTAAACCAATCGCAGATGAACTAGAATCTAAGCAAGATTCTATACGAGCAGAGTTTAATAATGCTCAAGGCAAAGCGGTAGATTTGGGTGGATATTATAAGTTTGACGATAATAAAGCAGAATCTATTATGCGCCCAAGCAAAAGCTTTAATACAATAATAGAGCAAATTGCAAGAGGATAA
- a CDS encoding argininosuccinate synthase domain-containing protein, producing the protein MLALALFSGGCDSLISMKLLKDQGIDVIALHFNIGFGSNKDKLAYFQNATAQIDVKLQILDIQQQFFNDVLFKPKYGYGKYFNPCIDCHANMFANAFDYLLQVGADFVVSGEVLGQRPKSQRKEALDQVKKLVRHIGEESKFDSILSRDGSNPNKPQFLDELLLRPMSAKLLEPSFPEKMGWVNRERLLDVSGRGRTRQLEMIKEYGFKYFEKPGGGCLLTQDSVALKIKDLISHRQMHFEDIEMVKVGRYLVLENGARCVIARNEEENIKLSKPNPNMEQITLLDCVGPLGIVESSASMEDKILAGRIALSYGKTNINQCYQVQIGAQTHSLSPLERDKAQSYLLLT; encoded by the coding sequence ATGTTAGCATTAGCACTTTTTAGCGGAGGTTGCGATAGCCTCATTTCTATGAAACTACTCAAAGACCAAGGCATTGATGTAATTGCTCTGCATTTTAACATCGGTTTTGGCAGCAATAAAGATAAATTAGCATATTTCCAAAATGCAACTGCACAAATTGATGTAAAATTGCAGATTTTAGATATCCAACAACAATTTTTTAACGATGTGCTTTTTAAACCAAAATATGGTTATGGCAAATATTTCAATCCCTGCATCGACTGCCACGCAAATATGTTTGCTAATGCTTTTGATTATCTTTTGCAAGTGGGAGCGGATTTTGTGGTGAGCGGAGAAGTGCTCGGACAGCGTCCCAAAAGCCAGCGTAAAGAAGCCCTTGACCAAGTAAAAAAACTTGTGCGACACATTGGAGAAGAAAGCAAATTTGATTCTATCCTTTCAAGAGATGGTAGCAATCCTAACAAACCACAATTTCTTGATGAATTGCTCCTGCGCCCTATGAGTGCAAAACTACTTGAGCCAAGCTTCCCTGAAAAAATGGGTTGGGTTAATAGAGAACGTTTGCTTGATGTGAGTGGAAGAGGGCGCACAAGACAGCTTGAAATGATAAAAGAATATGGGTTTAAATATTTTGAAAAACCAGGTGGCGGTTGTTTGCTTACACAAGATTCTGTGGCACTCAAAATCAAAGACCTTATCTCCCATCGTCAAATGCACTTTGAAGATATAGAAATGGTAAAAGTAGGACGTTACCTTGTATTAGAAAATGGTGCGCGTTGTGTCATTGCTCGTAATGAAGAGGAAAACATTAAACTAAGTAAGCCAAATCCAAATATGGAACAAATTACATTACTTGATTGCGTAGGACCGCTTGGCATTGTAGAATCTAGTGCTTCTATGGAAGATAAAATACTTGCAGGACGCATTGCTTTAAGCTATGGCAAAACAAATATTAATCAATGCTATCAGGTCCAAATCGGTGCGCAAACACATTCCCTCTCGCCACTTGAACGCGATAAGGCACAAAGCTATTTACTTTTAACATAA
- the dnaG gene encoding DNA primase, which translates to MISKHSLETLKQNIDIVDVIGSYIELRKSGSNYMACCPFHNEKTPSFIISPTKGFYHCYGCGVGGDAIKFLMEYEKLSFVESVEKIAAMTNFALEYENTYEKKPDSIVLDEIMRFYQKQLLSHKPSLEYLASRQVANASIEKFRLGYCGASFETINFLNAKILNKQEALEFGIIGKDNGREYARFNDRIIFPIHSPNGKVVGFGGRTMSNANAKYINSPQSKIFNKSKLLYGYYLAKDRIYKQKKIIVCEGYLDVIMLHQAGFDYAVATLGTALTKEHLPLLRKGEPKVILSYDGDKAGINAAFKAAKILSEASIEGGVVIFENGADPADMVAHKQINELSELFSHPISFIEFVLTHIARSYELENPLQKEKALAESTQFLHTLSPLLQEEYKPLLARLLSLPTRLIHTQHNKAHSTQTIFNASMQDFAESVLIKSFLEKPNLIDFAIEYIDISLFKYKKIEFGLVTNQCYDDPRLLAISLNDNIKPLPDLPSLKEHLRLFVTQAYSQLLGQIPHSNEMSLRRKSEIIKELKTKILTLKKGELLPYVSISTF; encoded by the coding sequence ATGATTAGCAAGCACTCGCTTGAAACACTCAAGCAAAATATTGATATTGTTGATGTTATTGGCTCATATATAGAACTGAGAAAATCAGGAAGCAACTATATGGCTTGTTGTCCCTTTCATAATGAAAAAACGCCGAGTTTTATCATTAGTCCCACAAAAGGATTCTATCATTGTTATGGCTGCGGTGTGGGCGGTGATGCAATTAAATTTCTTATGGAATATGAAAAACTAAGTTTTGTAGAAAGCGTGGAAAAAATTGCAGCAATGACAAACTTTGCTCTTGAATACGAAAATACTTATGAAAAAAAACCCGATTCTATTGTGCTTGATGAAATAATGCGATTTTACCAAAAACAGCTCCTTTCGCATAAACCTTCGCTTGAATATCTCGCCTCTCGTCAAGTAGCAAATGCAAGTATTGAAAAATTCCGTTTGGGCTATTGTGGAGCAAGTTTTGAGACGATTAATTTCCTTAATGCTAAAATTCTTAATAAACAAGAAGCGCTTGAATTTGGGATTATTGGCAAAGATAATGGGCGTGAATATGCACGATTTAATGACCGCATCATCTTTCCTATACATTCTCCTAATGGAAAAGTCGTAGGTTTTGGCGGACGCACGATGAGCAACGCAAATGCTAAATATATCAACTCTCCCCAAAGCAAAATATTTAATAAATCAAAGCTTCTTTATGGCTATTATCTCGCCAAAGATAGAATCTACAAGCAAAAAAAAATCATCGTATGCGAAGGTTACCTTGATGTGATTATGCTCCATCAAGCAGGTTTTGATTATGCGGTGGCAACACTTGGCACAGCCCTTACCAAAGAGCATTTACCTCTTTTGCGCAAAGGTGAGCCAAAAGTAATTTTAAGCTATGATGGTGATAAAGCAGGGATAAACGCAGCATTCAAAGCAGCGAAGATTTTATCGGAAGCGAGCATTGAGGGCGGTGTAGTTATCTTTGAAAATGGTGCGGACCCAGCTGATATGGTAGCACATAAACAAATTAATGAATTAAGTGAGCTATTCTCTCACCCCATTTCTTTTATTGAATTTGTCCTTACGCACATTGCCCGCAGTTATGAGCTTGAAAACCCATTACAAAAAGAAAAGGCTCTTGCCGAATCTACTCAATTCCTACACACTCTAAGTCCTCTTTTACAAGAAGAATACAAACCACTACTTGCACGATTGCTCTCTTTGCCCACACGACTTATTCATACTCAACATAATAAAGCCCATTCAACCCAAACAATCTTTAATGCGTCTATGCAAGATTTTGCAGAATCTGTGCTCATTAAAAGTTTCCTTGAAAAACCAAACTTGATTGATTTTGCCATTGAATATATTGATATATCACTCTTTAAATATAAAAAAATAGAATTTGGGCTTGTTACAAACCAATGCTACGATGATCCACGATTACTTGCAATATCGCTCAATGACAATATAAAACCACTTCCTGATTTACCCTCTCTTAAAGAACATTTGCGATTATTCGTCACTCAAGCATATAGTCAGCTTTTAGGACAAATTCCTCATTCAAATGAGATGAGTTTGAGACGCAAAAGCGAAATTATCAAAGAATTAAAAACAAAAATCTTAACACTTAAAAAAGGAGAATTACTGCCCTATGTTAGCATTAGCACTTTTTAG
- the groL gene encoding chaperonin GroEL (60 kDa chaperone family; promotes refolding of misfolded polypeptides especially under stressful conditions; forms two stacked rings of heptamers to form a barrel-shaped 14mer; ends can be capped by GroES; misfolded proteins enter the barrel where they are refolded when GroES binds), with product MASKEINFSDSARNKLYEGIKQLSDAVKVTMGPKGRNVLIQKSYGAPTITKDGVSVAKEIELADPIANMGAQLVKEVASKTADAAGDGTTTATVLAYSIYKEGLRNITAGANPIEVKRGMDKASAAIIEELKKSSKKIGGKSDIAQVATISANSDENIGALIAEAMEKVGKDGVITVEEAKGINDELSVVEGMQFDRGYLSAYFVTNTDKMTAQLENAYVLLTDKKISNMKEILPLLEATMQSGKPLLIIAEDIEGEALTTLVVNKLRGVLNVSAVKAPGFGDRRKAMLQDIAILTGGQVISEELGKTLEAATLADLGSAARIVIDKDNTTIVDGKGKTKDVKDRIAQIKTEIENTTSDYDREKLQERLAKLSGGVAVIKVGAASEVEMKEKKDRVDDALSATKAAVDEGIVIGGGSALIRASQKVKLKLEGDEAIGYDIIKRAIKAPLAQIATNAGYDAGVVVNEVEKNSKDGFGFNATTGEYVDMFKEGIIDPLKVTRVALQNAVSVSSLLLTTEATINEIKEDKPAPAMPDMGGMGGMGGMM from the coding sequence ATGGCAAGCAAAGAAATTAACTTTTCAGATTCGGCAAGGAATAAGCTCTATGAGGGCATTAAGCAATTAAGTGATGCAGTAAAAGTTACAATGGGACCAAAAGGGCGAAATGTGCTCATTCAAAAAAGTTATGGAGCACCTACGATTACAAAAGATGGTGTATCTGTGGCAAAAGAAATTGAGCTTGCAGACCCTATTGCAAATATGGGTGCACAGCTTGTAAAAGAAGTGGCAAGCAAAACTGCTGATGCAGCAGGAGATGGGACAACAACGGCAACCGTTCTTGCTTATAGCATTTATAAGGAAGGATTAAGAAATATTACTGCAGGTGCGAATCCTATTGAAGTAAAACGTGGTATGGATAAAGCAAGTGCAGCAATTATTGAAGAGCTTAAAAAATCAAGTAAAAAAATTGGTGGCAAAAGTGATATTGCACAAGTTGCAACTATTTCGGCAAACTCTGATGAAAACATCGGAGCATTAATTGCTGAAGCAATGGAAAAAGTTGGTAAAGATGGTGTTATTACCGTTGAGGAAGCAAAAGGTATTAATGATGAGCTAAGTGTAGTTGAGGGTATGCAATTTGATAGAGGCTATCTTTCTGCGTATTTTGTAACAAATACTGATAAAATGACAGCACAGCTTGAAAATGCTTATGTGCTTTTGACAGATAAGAAAATTTCAAATATGAAAGAGATTTTGCCATTGCTTGAGGCAACTATGCAAAGTGGCAAACCGCTTTTAATCATTGCTGAAGATATTGAGGGTGAGGCTTTGACAACATTGGTTGTGAATAAATTGCGTGGAGTGCTTAATGTTTCTGCTGTTAAGGCACCTGGATTTGGCGATAGACGCAAAGCAATGCTTCAAGATATCGCTATTCTCACAGGTGGACAAGTTATTAGCGAAGAGCTTGGCAAAACACTTGAAGCAGCAACACTTGCAGATCTAGGAAGTGCAGCTCGTATCGTGATTGATAAAGATAATACAACAATCGTTGATGGTAAGGGCAAAACAAAAGATGTTAAAGATAGAATCGCACAAATCAAAACTGAAATTGAAAACACTACAAGCGATTATGATAGAGAAAAGCTCCAAGAGAGATTAGCAAAATTAAGCGGTGGTGTGGCAGTTATTAAGGTTGGTGCAGCAAGTGAAGTAGAGATGAAAGAGAAAAAAGACCGCGTAGATGATGCACTTTCTGCAACAAAAGCAGCGGTTGATGAGGGAATCGTTATTGGCGGTGGTTCTGCCCTTATTCGTGCTTCACAAAAAGTTAAACTTAAGCTTGAAGGTGATGAAGCAATTGGTTATGATATTATCAAACGCGCAATTAAAGCTCCTCTTGCACAAATTGCGACAAATGCAGGATATGATGCAGGTGTGGTTGTGAATGAGGTAGAGAAAAATTCTAAAGATGGCTTTGGGTTCAATGCGACTACAGGTGAATATGTAGATATGTTTAAAGAGGGCATTATTGACCCACTCAAAGTTACACGTGTGGCGTTACAAAATGCAGTATCAGTTTCAAGTCTGCTTTTAACAACTGAAGCAACAATCAATGAAATCAAAGAAGATAAACCAGCTCCAGCAATGCCAGATATGGGTGGAATGGGCGGTATGGGTGGAATGATGTAA
- a CDS encoding DUF5131 family protein has protein sequence MFGKLETSWNPWHGCFRVSEGCKNCFIYSMDSIHKRDTKHICLNKNFEYPLKKRRNGEYHILDNTLVYTCFSSDFLLPQADEWRKRAWEIMQQRKNVHFVFFTKRIERLYENLPKDWGEGYENVSIGVSVENQKRAHQRISLLCALPIKHRWVICAPLLEEIHIESYLQDIDLISVGGESGYKARVCDYKWVLSLRKQAYDAGIKFHFHQTGAMFLKDNKLYKIPKNLQRIQAKKANIDIM, from the coding sequence ATGTTTGGTAAATTAGAAACAAGTTGGAATCCGTGGCACGGCTGCTTTAGAGTAAGTGAGGGTTGCAAAAATTGCTTTATTTATAGTATGGATTCTATCCATAAACGAGATACAAAACATATTTGTCTTAATAAAAATTTTGAATATCCTCTCAAAAAGCGTAGAAATGGTGAGTATCATATACTTGATAATACATTAGTATATACTTGTTTTAGTAGCGATTTTTTACTTCCACAAGCTGATGAATGGAGAAAAAGAGCGTGGGAAATAATGCAGCAACGCAAAAATGTGCATTTTGTCTTTTTCACTAAAAGAATTGAACGTTTATATGAGAATCTCCCCAAAGATTGGGGGGAAGGATATGAAAATGTGAGTATTGGCGTGAGTGTAGAAAATCAAAAACGAGCTCATCAAAGAATCTCACTTTTGTGTGCTCTGCCTATTAAGCATCGTTGGGTGATTTGCGCACCATTATTAGAGGAGATTCATATAGAATCTTATTTACAAGATATAGATCTTATCTCTGTGGGAGGAGAAAGCGGATATAAGGCAAGAGTATGTGATTATAAATGGGTGTTGAGTTTGAGAAAACAAGCCTATGATGCGGGTATAAAATTTCATTTTCATCAAACAGGTGCAATGTTTTTAAAAGATAACAAACTTTATAAGATTCCAAAAAACTTACAGAGAATCCAAGCCAAGAAAGCAAATATTGATATAATGTAA